A part of Halobaculum sp. MBLA0143 genomic DNA contains:
- a CDS encoding ASCH domain-containing protein, whose product MAEIDPGEMLPNERVQQMAADGEVTQLHRGHAYAEEGDTFEIDGTTFEVTDITHRTLGDLTDEDAQAEGSEDLEAYKRRMKMVHGGNFEWDDDSEVVRHAFEAV is encoded by the coding sequence ATGGCAGAGATCGACCCCGGCGAAATGCTGCCCAACGAGCGCGTCCAACAGATGGCGGCCGACGGCGAGGTGACACAGCTCCACCGCGGCCACGCCTACGCGGAGGAGGGTGACACCTTCGAGATCGACGGCACCACCTTCGAGGTGACGGATATCACCCACCGCACCCTGGGCGACCTCACCGACGAGGACGCACAGGCGGAAGGCTCCGAGGACTTAGAGGCGTACAAGCGCCGGATGAAGATGGTCCACGGCGGCAACTTCGAGTGGGACGACGACAGCGAGGTCGTCCGGCACGCCTTCGAGGCGGTTTAG
- a CDS encoding 2Fe-2S iron-sulfur cluster-binding protein: protein MTDYTVEFVGTGEEITVSDTETILAACLDAGIAQEYSCRVGMCLACSAEIVEGEVNQRVAVARALTEEEAEEYALTCMARPASDLKLDRGTYPPSIEGDGRVEGEETAAADD from the coding sequence ATGACCGACTACACCGTGGAGTTCGTCGGGACCGGCGAGGAGATCACGGTCTCGGACACGGAGACGATCCTCGCGGCGTGTCTCGACGCCGGGATCGCCCAGGAGTACTCCTGTCGCGTCGGTATGTGTCTGGCGTGTTCCGCGGAGATCGTCGAGGGCGAGGTGAACCAACGGGTCGCCGTCGCGCGGGCGCTCACGGAGGAGGAAGCAGAGGAGTACGCTCTGACGTGTATGGCGCGACCGGCGTCGGACCTGAAGCTGGACCGCGGGACGTACCCCCCGAGCATCGAGGGCGACGGCCGCGTCGAAGGCGAGGAGACGGCGGCCGCCGACGACTGA